The genomic interval CGTCAAAAGATGCCGACGGCAACAACAGCAGCAGGCCGGCGCCGATCGCGCCGCCGCAGACGCCGGCGAGCGTGAGCCGAGCGCGCGACGGATGGGCGAAGCCCTCGATCTCCCGCCGGTAGACCCACGCACTGGTCGCGTTGCCGGGCAGCAGGGCGACGGTCGTGGTCGCGTTCGCGGTGACCGGCGGCATGCCGGCCGCGACACCGGCCAGAAGAATCAGCAGCACCCTTCGAGGATCAACGCTGGGTCCCTCGGTTCACAATGCGCAATCCCCGTAGCCAGACTTAGCCTGAGACGTAGGCTGGGCTCATGCGGTACGACCTCGACGATCTCCGGCTGTTCACGAATGTCGCGGCAGAAGGCTCGATCACCGGCGGCGCGCGGGTGATGCACCTCAGTCTGCCTTCGGCCAGTGCGCGGGTCAGGGCCCTCGAAGCGCAGGCCGGTGTACCGCTCCTGATCCGCGAGCGCCGCGGTGTCCGCCTGACTCCCGCCGGCGCCACGCTCGCACGGCACGCCCGCGAGGTGCTCGCCCAGACGACCAGGTTGGACAGCGCGGTCGCGTCGTACGCCGTCTCCAGCACAGTTCCGATCCGTCTGGTCGCCGGTGGTTCCGCGATGCACCAGCTCGTCCCGGTCGCAC from Kribbella sp. NBC_00709 carries:
- a CDS encoding TSUP family transporter; translation: MLLILLAGVAAGMPPVTANATTTVALLPGNATSAWVYRREIEGFAHPSRARLTLAGVCGGAIGAGLLLLLPSASFDAAVPWFLAFATAIAMTAVFFVRAFG